The window CCGTATCTGGAATACTTTGCTGCAGAATGTGACGAGTTCCATGATATGGGTGGTTATGAGAAGAGTACGGATGTCAATCAGATTGCCGCAGTCTATCAAAAATACAGAGAAAATCCGGAAAATGCCTATCTTGTATGTAGTATGGGTATTATCTACCGTGATCCGGAAGACAGTTACTACGATGAAGGAGAGTTTGCTGTTGTAAAAGGAGATACTGTTCATGGTGATTGCATGGATGGTATTCGTTTCTTTGGAGAGCTTCCACTGATTCGGGAAGGAATAGAAAAAATTCATGAAGCACTGCCGGACTATAAATATGTACCGATGAAGGATGTTCGGGAAGCGATGTATCCGGAGAAAATGAATACAGAACAACTGGCGGAAGCACTGGATGAGATTGCAGAAGCCTTTGATCCGTATGAATATCGTGATAATGTGGAGCAGGGAGAGAATACGGTACAGGAGGTGATGCTGGATTTACAGAGTGGCAATACGCATTCTTATATCTCTTATTTGAAGGACATTGTAGAGGAAGAATGTAATCTGTCAGTCCGTGCCGGAGTATTGATCGAGCGATTGAAGTCCTATGAACCAGAGCTTCCGAAAGATATGGAGCCGATGGTGTATGTCAATTACTGCGAGAAAAGTGAGTTCATGAATCCACGATGCCAGAAGTTATCTGATCTGAATTCCCAGACCGCAGAACAGGACAAAGCATGGTATGCTGAGCGTAATCCCAAAACCAATGAACCAACGACAACTGCACAGATGTTTGTAACGGTATATTATGCAGAAAAAGGTGACCAGATGCTGCACCATTTCAAAGGAAAAATAGATATTGGTACTGGCAACGGAGGTCTTCTCAGTCAGTTAAAGCTGCAGAATGAGATGAGACTGACGGACGAAAGCTGGATCAACTATCAGAAAGGCAAGGGGAATGAAGAGTTCCAGAAATACATGGAAGATCTGACGGATATGCAGAATCATGTCCTGCCTTATCTGCAGAGCTTTTGTAGTCTGGAAGAAAGAGGAGTACAGGAACGCCGGGAACAGCTGGTGGCAGATAAGAAAGAGAGCAGATCGACAGCAGCGATTGGAGCAGAGAAACAGGCAAATGTAAAAGATGCAGGGAAAGCGGAAGGAAAGTCTGTGCCACAGAAGAAACCATCTATCCATGAACGGTTGGAAATCAATAAGAAGATTATTCAAGAAAAACAGGGAAAAGATAAGCCGGAGAGAGGAGCTGATTTGGGTGTAAGGACAGTGTAGAATAAGCAAAATAAGTCGGAGGTCGCAGATAACATGGTGACTTCCGGCTTTTTTTGCGTGAGCAGTTACTGTGAAAGAAAAGTAACAAATCTCAAAGTGTAAGGCATTGGATGTAAATTGACTTTGTTCGCACTTGGGATTATAATTTAAAGATAGAAATATGATTGATCGTGAACTCACTATAATATGGAGATGAAGGCATGGAATATCTTTCAATCAGTCAAACAGCTGAAAAATGGGGACTGTCGAAACGACGAGTGCAGGTACTTTGCTCTGAAAATAGAATTCCTGGAGTAATGCGTGTTGGCAGTTATTGGGCAATTCCGGCAGATGCTGAGAAGCCAAAGGATGCAAGAATCCGTAGTGGAAAATATGTAAAGAACACAAAAAACAAATAAAAGCTACAGTAATTAAAAGTGGGAATAGTAGCAGAATATACTTATCAACTTCCGATAATATTTGTTATCAGGAACTATCTACAGAAGAGGGAGGCTGTATTCATGACGATAATATCTAAAAAGCAGATGTCCGAAGAAGATATAAAGCTTCAATATATTACACCAGCGATTACGGCAAAATGGGATATCAAGAAAATAACGATGGAAACCAATATAACAGATGGAAAAATCAATCTGAAGGGGAATTTTGTTACCAGAGAAAAGCCGAAACGTGCGGATTATGTTCTATATTTGAATTCTAACAATCCGATAGCGATTGTAGAAGCAAAAGACAATAAACATAGTATTTCACATGGTTTACAACAGGCGATGGCCTATGCCAGTATGTTGGATATTCCGTTTGCTTATAGTTCAAATGGAGACGGATTTTTTGAACATG of the Luxibacter massiliensis genome contains:
- a CDS encoding helix-turn-helix domain-containing protein; protein product: MEYLSISQTAEKWGLSKRRVQVLCSENRIPGVMRVGSYWAIPADAEKPKDARIRSGKYVKNTKNK